The Tessaracoccus aquimaris sequence CGTTGGCCGACTCCGGTGCGACCCGGACGTCGAGCACCACGAAGTCCGACCCGAGCAGCGCGCCGAGCCGGGCGCGCATCGACTCGTCGAGCTTGATGGCCGAGGCGACGACGACGGGTCCGGGATGCGCTTCCACCGTCCCATCGAACCATCGACCGGGGTCCTTGGTCGGGAACCACGCCAGGCACGGATGCGCGAGGATGGATGCCATGGACTCCCCCGTCGCCCTGCGCTTCCCGTTCACCGGGCGGTGGCGCGTCGAGAACAGCCCTGCCCGGCGGGTGCCGAGCCACGGGACGGAGCTGTTCGGCACCGCGTACGCGATCGACTTCGTCCGGGTCGACGACCGCGGCAGGTCAGCGCCACGGACGCTGCGCTCGCTCCTGGCGACCGAGCCACCCGAGCGGTTCGTGGGCTTCGGCTCCCCGATCCTGGCGCCTCTCGCGGGCGAGGTGGTGCTCACCCACGACGGCGAGCCGGATCACGACGCCTACCGCTCGTTCCGCGCCCAACTCGGGTACGCCGCAACCCAGGCCGCGCGGGTCAGGAGGGGCGCCTCAGCCGTCGCGGGCAACCACGTGGTGATCCGCTCCGGCGACGTGTACGTGCTGCTCGCGCACCTGCAGCGCGGCTCGCTCGCGGTCGGGGAGGGCCAGATCCTGGTTCCTGGCCAGACGATCGGGGCGTGCGGCAACTCCGGCAACAGCACCGAACCGCACGTCCACGTCCAAGCCACCGACGGCATCGACTGGGCGCGGTGCCGCGCGCTCCCCATCGCGTTCCAGCGAAGGGACGAGGCACCATGGCTGCCCGCCGAGAGAGATGTGGTCGAGGCCTAGCTCAATTGGGGTTCGGCGAGTCCGCGCTGCCCGGCAGATAGTGGCTGCCGGGAGGAGCCGACTCGAGCCAACT is a genomic window containing:
- a CDS encoding M23 family metallopeptidase, whose protein sequence is MDSPVALRFPFTGRWRVENSPARRVPSHGTELFGTAYAIDFVRVDDRGRSAPRTLRSLLATEPPERFVGFGSPILAPLAGEVVLTHDGEPDHDAYRSFRAQLGYAATQAARVRRGASAVAGNHVVIRSGDVYVLLAHLQRGSLAVGEGQILVPGQTIGACGNSGNSTEPHVHVQATDGIDWARCRALPIAFQRRDEAPWLPAERDVVEA